TTCTTCGCAACGTGAACTTTGCAGGCGCGGCAAAGGCGGCAGGGATGAGCGATCTGCCGACGGCGAAGGCGTTTCTGTCGCAACCTGCATATACGCCGTTCTGGCAGGCGATGGCGGTGGAGCCTCACCTGACGAAGGTGGAGGTCCCGACGCTCGAGGTGGGCGGATGGTGGGACCAGGAGGATATGTGGGGGACGCAGGCGGAATATGCCGCGCTTGAGCCGCATGACACGAATCATGAGGTCTTCATGGTGCTGGGGCCGTGGAACCATGGAGGGTGGGGTCCGACGACGCGGCATCTAGGTGTGGTGGACTTTGGATCGGCGACCGGAGATCAATATCGCAAGACGATCGAGGCTCCGTTCTTTGAGAAGTATCTGAAGGACCGGCCGGGTTTTGATTTGAAAGACACGGCTAGCTTTCGTACGGGTGTGAATCAGTGGGAGCGGTATGATTCGTGGCCGCCGAAGACGGGATTTCATGCGGCGAAGCTGTATCTCGCGAATGGAGGCGGGCTGGGCTTCGATGCGCCGGCGGTGGATGGTAAGGCGAGCTACGTTGCCGATCCAGCGAATCCGGTTCCGTACCGACATCAGCCGATTCAGGCGACCTATGGGACAGGCTCGAAGTGGCGGACGTGGCTGGTGGAGGACCAGAAGTTTGTGAGCAGCCGCAAGGATCTCGCGAACTTTGAGACTCCGGTGCTTGATCACGACGTTACGGTGACGGGCGATGTGATGGCGGACATCTTTGCGGCGACGACGGGAAGCGATGCCGACTGGATCGTGAAGTTGATCGATGTGTATCCGGACGATGCTCCGAATGGCATGGGCGGGTATCAGTTGATGATTGTGGATGAGATCTTTCGCGGACGGTACAGGAAGAGCTATGAGAAGCCTGAGGCGATCACTCCGAACGAGGTGACGGAGTACAAGTGGAGCCTGCATGGGGCCGACCACACGTTTCTGAAGGGGCACAGGATTATGGTCGAGGTGCAGTCGAGCTGGTTCCCGCTGTACGACCGCAATCCGCAGACGTTTGTGCCGAATATCATGTCGGCTCCGGCGAGCGCGTATCAGTCTGAGACGCAGACGATTTATGCTTCGCCGAAGTATCCGTCGCATCTTGAGTTTGAGATGCCGGAGTAGGCTCTCTGAGGAGACGGGACCGAGAGATGATTAAGACGATCAGCAGCAGGGAAGTCTACCGCAACCCCTGGACGAGCGTGCGTGAGGATGTGATTGAGCGCGCGAATGGGCAGCGCGGAATCTACGGAGTCATCGATAAAGATCCGGCTTCGATCATCATTCCGCTTGAGGCGACGGTTGAGGGCGAGTTTCTTTACCTGATTGAGCAGTATCGCTACACGGTGGGTGGGCGATTTCTGGAGTTCCCTCAGGGCGGCTGGGAGCAGCCTGATGTAGTGCCTGAAGATCTGGCGCGCGGCGAACTGCGAGAGGAGACGGGTTTGACTGCCGAGCGCATGACGCATCTCTCGACGCTGCAGATCGCCTACGGCGTGATGAATCAGAAGCATCACGTTTTTCTGGCGGAGGGGTTGATGATGGGCGATGCCGATCCGGACGCGGAGGAGAGCGATCTGGTGGTGCGAAGGGTTAGCGTGAAGGAGTTCGAGCAGATGGTGTTGGATGGAGTGATCGTGGACAACTGCTCGGTGGCGGCTTGGGGGCTGTATAAGATGTGGCTGGAACGCGGCAGACCGTAGAGCCGCAGATCGGATGAGCGGCATGAGGGACGAGATGGAGACGGGACACACGGCGGAGGCTTCGCGGGCGAAGCTGCGCTGGG
This genomic interval from Edaphobacter bradus contains the following:
- a CDS encoding NUDIX domain-containing protein encodes the protein MIKTISSREVYRNPWTSVREDVIERANGQRGIYGVIDKDPASIIIPLEATVEGEFLYLIEQYRYTVGGRFLEFPQGGWEQPDVVPEDLARGELREETGLTAERMTHLSTLQIAYGVMNQKHHVFLAEGLMMGDADPDAEESDLVVRRVSVKEFEQMVLDGVIVDNCSVAAWGLYKMWLERGRP
- a CDS encoding CocE/NonD family hydrolase is translated as MKIRCLLSLCVFGCLLAPATVLRAQDKGTPDPKAVTLSAAKLDEYVGLYRTASEPDVVSSLYREGDSLHGESERKAPVELKAESADHFFVPGTGQRVEFVRDAGGRVTGLRMTNGGSVLSDQTRFSTESKRLNHFRKYARSEAMIPVRDGVKLHVVVLRPEGSEKAGEPLPILLERTPYGVDRYTSNSVNSSKPELAVSGYIFVFADIRGRYESEGKFVMNRPVVEHKTKNDVDETTDTRDTIDWLLKHVPNSNGRVGVMGVSYPGFLSMMAGIDAHPAVKAISPQAPMTNIWIGDDFFHNGAFRETYGFDYVQQLEAQKTDVPVESKEDTYDFFLRNVNFAGAAKAAGMSDLPTAKAFLSQPAYTPFWQAMAVEPHLTKVEVPTLEVGGWWDQEDMWGTQAEYAALEPHDTNHEVFMVLGPWNHGGWGPTTRHLGVVDFGSATGDQYRKTIEAPFFEKYLKDRPGFDLKDTASFRTGVNQWERYDSWPPKTGFHAAKLYLANGGGLGFDAPAVDGKASYVADPANPVPYRHQPIQATYGTGSKWRTWLVEDQKFVSSRKDLANFETPVLDHDVTVTGDVMADIFAATTGSDADWIVKLIDVYPDDAPNGMGGYQLMIVDEIFRGRYRKSYEKPEAITPNEVTEYKWSLHGADHTFLKGHRIMVEVQSSWFPLYDRNPQTFVPNIMSAPASAYQSETQTIYASPKYPSHLEFEMPE